AGTGTGCAATGTAACTTATAAGTTGCGCCAGTCGCAGATGTCAGTAGGAGGTAATTTCGATATACACCGATTAGAACAGGTTGGATATCGGCGTATTACTCAACAGGGTTCATTTTTCTATGAGCTTCCGTCGCAAATGCTAAATAGTCTTCCAACGGTTCAAGCCCAATTGATTTTCTTCTTTTGTTCACCTGTTTGGGTCTTATTATCGGTTCTGGTACCGCCGTCCTGCTTTCGTCATAGGTCACTTGCGTGCCATAGACTTGAGGTTTTCCTAGGTTGATATTGACCCTATCCGTAAGTGAAGCAAAATTTGATGCAGTCGCTTTTTTTCGTTTGACCTCTTTTTTCATTTCCTTCAATACATCCTGTTGAAAACTTATATCATGGTCGCTGTGTTGTACACAAAGCCAGAAATTTTTTTCACTTTCCTTTCCTACCTTGTCATAATTGGGGTAACCGTATTCCTGAAAGATTTGCTTCGCAAATGCTGTGTTTCTTATGTAGGTTTCCCTTACAATAGCTCTTAGCGAATCGCGATCTTCAATTTTACCATAACGAACATCCTGCCCTGTTTTTTTATCAATAAGCGCCATACTGTCTAGCTGCTTTTTTAATAACGGAAGTTGAATAGATTCCTGTCCACTGATGATGTCGGTCCAAAAAAATAATAATATCCCAAGTAAGATTTTCATAATTAAGTTTTTAATGTAAAGCCATTGTGGGAAAATGGGCAAATCCAAATATAAACAATCACACTTAAACGATCAAGTCTCTGTATGGGCTACCGTTCTGTTTATTCTTTCCTGAACAAAATCGCCATTCCTTGTTCAATATAAATTATTGAAGTTACTTTTTGCATAAGAAGATTGAAAAAATAATTTTAGATTTACCTAATAATTAGCTAATAATAACTCAAAAAATATGCTGACAGACATCAACCCCAAAATACCTATGCGCAATAATGCCGTAACAAGGGATTTTTACATTAATAAGTTAGATTTTAAGGAATTTGGAAATGCTGACTATGACGGCTACCTGATGGTGCACAAAGACAGCATACAGATTCATTTCTTTGAGTTTAAAGAGCTTGATCCAAAAGAGAATTACGGACAAGTATATATTCGGACTGATGATATCGATGGATTATATCAATCGATGTTGGAAAATAAAATAGGCATACATCCAGCAGGAAGCTTACAAACAAAGCCCTGGGGGCAAAAAGAATTTTCAGTGCTCGACCCAGACAATAACCTGCTAACTTTTGGGCAAAGTATATAAAAAACGCAATAACGGAATTGGCATCCCGATAGCTAATAACAGGTTCCGTAGCTCGATGTGAACAGACTAACTATGAAAGCAAGTAGTTGTAAGTTTCTGGAAATCAATAGTATTTATGTTTTATCAAAGTGACACTATTATAATACGTGAATTTAAAATAGAAGAGATATCGTTGTTCTCCGAACTCTTCGATAGTCTAAATGTCACCCGCTATTTACCGTACAAGACGCCTGAAGAGTATAGGGAAATGTTCCATACAGCCCTGAAAGATTATAAAAAAGGACTTTTCAGTCGGTGGGGAGTATTCAATACCGTGAATAACGACTTTATAGGCATGTGTCTCGCTCGGCATTTCGCGGATATTCCCAGCCAGTTAGAAATCGGATATACACTTAGTGAGCGATATTGGGGGAAGGGTATTGCAACAGAAGTGTGCAGCGCACTGGTCCATTATTGCTTCTCTCATACCGATAGAAAAGAAGTAGTAGCGGTAACAGCACTTGATAATATTGGTTCGCAGAAAGTGCTGGCAAAAACCGGATTCAAGCAGAAGGATAATTTAATTAGAGATAATGACGAATTGGCGTATTTTGTGATCCAACGGAACACTTTTCTTGCAGCTCTGGAACAGTAAAAATAAGCAGGCAAGTTTTAACAGTATAATCTTCCGTTTCTAGGGAGTTGCACGGACTCTCCTTACTTTCTTAAAATCTTTTCCATTGTCCTTCCTTTCGCCAATTCATCAACCATTTTATCCAAATAACGAATTTTTTGCATGAGTTTGTCTTCGATTTCTTCCACACGATACCCACAGATCACACCTGTAATTTTCGAGACATTGGGATTGATTTGAGGAGCCTGAGCAAAAAAGGTTTCGAAGTCAGTTTTGTCGTCGATATGCTGTTGCAAGGTTTGTTCATTATACCCCGTCAGCCAAAATATAATTTCATCTACCTCTGCTTTCGTCCGTCCCTTTTTTTCCGCTTTTTGGATATAATACGGATAAACGCTGGCAAAAGACATTCTGTAAACTCTTGTATTATCCATTTTTTATAAATTATTTATCAAGGTTTTAACTCAAATATACGCAACAACCTTGTGGATTCAATGGCAGTGCCTTTAATTTAAGATCACTTTCGTTGCTACCAAACCTTATGCTATAATATTCACCAATTTGTTGAACACATCATTTGCTTCGGGCATGTTCAGAAAAATCCACGCGTGGTACATTTGCTTGTATTCGTAATAAGTAATCGGAACAGATTTTTCCTTTGCCATTGCCACGAATTTTCGCGCATCTGGTAACAGGACTTCGTGAGTTCCCATAAATAAGTGGATCGGGGCCAGGCCATCGAGAGGGCCGTATATGGGGCTTATCATATAATCGTCAGTTTTTGTGCCGGCAGTATAAGCTGAAATTGCCGTTTTCATCCCTTTTACGTCAATATAGGGATCGTATTGATCAATTTCCTGAATTTCGGGATGCTGTATGGTGGCATCCAATAATGGAGATAATAAAATAATGTGGGATGGTTGCTGAAGTCGTTGTTTCTGGGCATGTTGTGCGAGCGATAGCGCGATTCCTCCGCCTGCCGAAAATCCCATTAATATAACATTTTCTCCCCCTGCAGAACTGACTAAATCTGCGTATACGGGCACAACCATATCAAACACATCCTGATAGTTGTTTGTAGGAGTCAAAGGATAATCGGGCACCACAATGCCGATATCTGTATGCTGCACAATCTTGTTGAGGAAGACCCAATCGTATTTGGTGATATTATAGACAAAACCGCCGCCATGTACAAAAAATAGATAACGTTGGGGGCTGGTATCTTTTTTTTTGAGTTTCCATACCTTTCTTCCTGTAGATGATGTACGATAGATAACATCACATTGCTTTTTTACTTTAGTTGGTATACCGGCTGCTTTATGTGCCTTAGTGAAATCTCCATTCTTGAATTGTTTCTGAATCTTTGTTTTTATACCGGCCAGCCGGATGATTAAACGATAGATTTTGCTTTTGAAACTTGGTTTTTCCATCTTGTAATAATTTGTGTTCTGAACAGGCTGATTGTCTTTCACCCCACCATTTCATATCGTTCGGTAGGGTCAAAGGTAGATGTAAAAACAAGACGATTTTTTAGCAAATGCTAAATATGGTAATCCTCATATCTGGGCGCGCATACGGCTAAGCGTCACGGGAGACATGCCTAAGTACGAGGCTATAGCTCCCAGCGATGCCCGTTGCAAGATAAACGGATGGCGTGAAAGTAATTTGCGATAGCGTTCCAATGCGCTATCGAACTGGAGTGACAAGGTTCTTTCCTCTAGCGCGAGATAGTACTTTTCCATCAGAAAGCGGTACAGTTTCAACAGTATCGGGTTTTCCTTGCAAAGGTTTAAAAATTCCTCGTAGTTAATCTTTAGTAGGACCGAATCTTCCAATATTTCCACACTTTCATTACTGCTTGTTTGTGTAAACAGCGCGTAAGTGGATGTTATGATATCATTTTCCCGAGCAAATAGGGTGGTGATTTGCTTGTCATCAATGACGGAAAAAATTCGTGCAAATCCTTTTTGAATAATATAAAAATGGTTGCAACGCTGGCCTTTTCTTATCAACGTGGAGCCTTGGGCAACATTTAGGGTGACTACCAGCTTTTCGAGATGATCAACGGCCTCGCGGGGCAAACTCGCTATATCGAATATGTTTTCTAATGCGGGAATCAAATTATTTAAAGATGTACTTACACTTGACGATGTCCACGGCTCATCTTACTGCTGTCCTCTTCAACAAAGATATTGAATTTACAGGAAAAAGCGGTCGAACCACCCCAATGAAAGTAATTGCTCATCGAGTTGCCTAATTTTGTCAGAAATGGTGATGGTTTTTATTTTACTTGGTCACTTTCTTTCTTTCTAAATGCCACAATTCTTTTTATCAAGTCTAATGGTAATTCATCCCTACTTGGAAGCTGAATAGCAGATTTAGTAACTTTCAACTTTTTCAGTTCGGGCTCAAATTCTTTTAGCAAGGCTTCGCTCCACGGACTTGAAAGTGAGATGTGTTTTGTATAAGCCGAATAATAAATTAGATAGCCCTTTTTATATTTGAAAGCCGGAATCTGGTAGCTAATTACCTCTTCTGCTTCGGGAACAACCTCTCTGATTACCTTACGGATTTTCTGCATTCTTTCCTGCACTTCCATAGGGAAAGCATTGTGATACTCGTCAATAGTTTTGAAATCTGTTTTAGCCATTGTTATGAAGTCTAAAGTTATAGGAATATTAAATTGAAATACAGCCAAAAATCCGCTTTCCATCCTAAAGGTACGTATATCTCCCAAAAGTAGTGCTATCTGACTGATTATAATACGAATTGGCCCCTTTCTTTCAACGCTCTATTTTAGTATATTTTGGTGATAAGTCTGTTACTTAGTTTTTGTTTTATCTTTTCACTGGCAGTGAAGACGTGTTCGTGGCGACTGGAATAGCATCATGGTACATTCGCATCCCTATACCCATAAAGGCGATACTTTCAAAACAACTTCAGTTTCTCTATAAGATACTCGATGGAAAGTGGCGGAATTTTTTTGAGTTTGCCAGTCGTGTTTAATGAATAATGGCAAGATGTATTAAGTAAAGTGGAAACTTTGCAGTAAAAAAAAATATTTTAGCTTAAATAGCAATTATTTTGATAGTTTTAATATTTAGCGCGTATTACCTATATCCAGTGCCACAGCACGAGATTGACTTATCCAGTGGAATGAATAGTCAGCATGCAGGATATTAATAATAACAGTTAGTGAAAATTATAAAACCATTTAAAATATTTTTAGCATATGAATAGGCGTTTTTTGCGAAAGGTACTCGTGATAGTAGGACTTATCACCGGAATAGTTCCGGTGCAGGCCCAGCAGGAAGTGAATAAACTTCCAGATTGGGCTTTTGGTGGCTTCGTTCGGCCTGACGGTGTAAACCCCGTGATTTCCCCAAGGGAAAACACCCTATTTCAAGATCCGATGAGCGGAAAGAAAGTGGCATGGGAGTCCAATGATACGTTTAACCCCGCCGCCGCAGTGAAAGACGGTGAGATAGTTGTGCTGTACCGGGCAGAAGATAAGTCTGGAGTGAAGATCGGACATCGCACATCGCGCATAGGCTATGCTGCGAGTAAAGACGGTATATCTTTTACACGTAAAGAAACACCGGTTTTCTATCCGGCAGATGATGCACAGAAAAGTTTTGAATGGCCCGGAGGAACGGAAGACCCCCGTGTGGCAGTAACTGAAGAAGGCCTGTACGTATTATTTTACACCCAATGGAATAGGGATATCGCCCGCTTGGGAGTGGCTACTTCGAGGGATCTGGTTAGCTGGGAAAAGCATGGGCAGATCTTTCGTAAAGCAGAAAACGCTGATTTGATAGTGGATAAATTCCATAAATCTGCCTCCATAGTTACAGCGGTAAAAGACGGCAAGCAGGTTATTGCAAAGGTTAACGGCAAATACTGGATTTATTGGGGTGAAGACGGTGTATTTGGTGCTACTTCTGATAATCTAATAGATTGGGAGCCCGTTATAGACGAAAATAACAAGTTAAAAGCATTTATATCGCCAAGAGAAGGTTATTTTGATAGTGATTTAACGGAATGCGGGCCACCGGCCGTTTTGACCGAGCACGGCATTTTACTTTTATATAATGGTAAAAACAATCCCAACAAAGGAGATAGTCGTTTCAATAAAGGCACTTATAGCGCCGGGCAGGTTTTGTTTGATGTAAATGATCCAACGAGGGTTATTGGTCGGTTGGATGTGCCGTTCTTGAGGCCGATGGAACCCTTTGAAAAGAGCGGGCAATATGTTGATGGTACCGTGTTCATCGAAGGATTGGTGTATTTCCAGGAAAAATGGTTCCTGTATTATGGCTGTGCCGATTCTAAAGTAGGTGTTGCAATTTATGACCCGGCCTATCCGGCCCAAGCTGACCCACTGCCTTAATAAATTTGAGAAAACATAGCTATATCAATATGAAAAATATCGAAGAAACTGTTCTTGGCGCCGACGTTGGAGGCTCTCATATAACTGCCGCTATCGTCGACACGGTAGGACGATCTGTGGTGCCGCACAGTTTAGTTCGCAGAAGAATTGATGCACACGCTTCAGCTTCTGTAATTATGGACGCTTGGGTGGCTGCATTGAACGCGGCAGAGGAGGCCTGGGGCAGCAAATGCACCTATCTGGCGGTGTCAATGCCCGGGCCCTTCGATTACGAACGAGGTATATCATTAATTAAGGGCATGAACAAATATGAGGCACTTTATGGCATAGATATCAGACAGGTATTTGCCGAACGGATGAAACTCCCGGTTAACTGTGTCCGGTTTGTGAATGATGCAGAGGCTTTTTTACGTGGTGAAGTGCTTGCGGGCCCCGGCAGTGATGTTAACAGGGTTTTTGGTGTGACACTCGGAACAGGGCTGGGATCGGCCTTGTTCGAAGAGGGCAGGGTAAAGGATCTGAACCTCGGTTCCTCTCCTTTTTTGGGAGGAATAGCGGAAGACTACATTTCAACCCGTGGTATATTGGCATTCTACCGTTCATTAGGGGGAGGGGAGATACAGGATGTTAAAACTTTGGTGGAACGCGTGGATGAGGATTCCAAAGCCCAAAAAGCCATCAACCAGCTTGCGCTTTGGTTGGCCGATTTTCTTTTGATACACCTACCGGTGCTAAGACCAGATCTGGTGATCATCGGTGGGAATATCAGTAAAGCTTATCATCTCTTTTTACCTAAAGTATCACGCATACTGCATGAACGAAATATTTCTACTCCGATAAAAGTAGCGGAGGTTGGGGAGCAGGCGGCTATTTTAGGCGCAGCTTCATTTGTCAATTATATAAAAAACGCTCTCTAAGCAATAATCTCATAAAGTTATTTTTTAGATAGGTAGTAAAATGTTGGCATTAACAAAATATAAGGAAGTGCTGCTATTATTAAATTATAATTAGCATGTTGGGTTAGCTGTGTGCTGTATATACTTATAGTCAGATAGCATGCAACAACCAATATTTTTAAAAAACGGAATGTATTGACTGCTTTTCTATATTCTTTTTCAGCATTTTCGTAGGTAATCTTTTCCAAATAGTTAAAATATTGCGGCACACTAGAGAACGCGGTTATTATTAAATAAAGTATAGTCGCCCACACTGGTAGGTTTAACAACTTACTTTTCTCACCATAGTTGTCAACCCCTCCGATAGCGTTGTAATGGGTGGGTATGGAGTCTGGCAACGTATAGTAAGTGGCTAAAATCACCAGCCAGTAAGATAATAGAAAAAGCAAACCAAAAATTTCAAACAATTTATCTTTCTTCCTAAATGCTAACTTGACATTTGGCCTTTTTGAAAGTCGGTTCATTCAGTTGAATTATATTCTTTTGTATGAAAATCTGTTGAACAAATCTATAAAATAATTTTATATTAAGCCTCTTCCAAGGAATAGGGCATTTTTCCTCCTTCAACCCATTGTTCCGGAAACCTGTACCGTTCTTTTTACCGCTATTTGGTGTCCGTTTCCAAACACTCGCTGTTCGTATTCGAACACTTGCGAACAATGAAAAATGCGTAATTAGTTTATGCAGGCCAAACATTCGCAATGGCATTGTTCTTGAAACCGAACAAAAAACGCTAAATTATGTTAAGGAACTATTTCAAGATTGCCTTGCGAAATCTGTGGAAGAATAAGGTCTTCAGCCTGATCAATATTGTCGGCTTGTCGTTAGGAATGGCCAGTATCCTGACGTTGACATTGCTTGTGAACCAATACATAACACGAGACGCGTTTCATCGGCATAAAGAACGGATGTACTATCTAAAGACCTTTACGTCCGACGGGAATAGCTATCAACAGACCACATTCCCCTTATTGTATGAGATTGAAAATAACTGTCCGGAAATAGAAGCGATTACGCACTGGCAGAATTGGGATTGGTTTCCCATAAAGGCTGGTGAAAACGAGGTGTTGGAAAGTACGATCTTTGTTGATCCGGATTTTCTCAAGGTCTTTTCATTTGATTTGAAAGAAGGAAATCCTGATCACGCGATGCAGGATAACAACTCCGTTGTTATTTCTCAAAAAGTGAAACGTCAGTTGTTTGCTGATGAGCCAGCTTTAGGGAAAACAGTGTTGTTGTCAGACAGTATTCCCGTTACGGTGACGGGTGTAGTAGACATTCCATCGAATTCTTCACTCCGTGCTGAAGTGTTCCTGCCCGTACAATTTTTACGTGGTCACAATGAAGGATTCGAATATGCTGCAAACTGGTACAACAGCTTTGCTGAAAATTACTTATTGCTTCGTGAAGGAGCAGATCCGAAGCAATTAGATAAGAAAATAGCTGGAATAGTTAAACAGCATTACTCACCGGAAAATCGAAATCAAGTGGTAAAAACTGTACCCTTTACGCAATTGAAGAGCGAAGGAGGGGCTACCATTCGTAAAATCATTATCGGTGCAGTAGCCGCATCCGTTTTTATTCTGTTGATTGTGGTTGTTAACCTGATCAATCTGAACATGGCTACGCTATTTACTCGTGCCAAAGAGGTTGCTGTACGTCGCATTGTTGGATCGACAAAAAAGAACATTATCATGCAGTTCTGCATAGAAAACGGGTTGATCATGATCATTTCTCTTGGTTTAGGCTTTGTCGTTTTCAAACTGGCATTGCTTTCCATGCTCAACGAGTTAGTCGGAGAACGTTTAGGGGAAGTGAGCTCAATAGGGCAGAGCTATACTGTGATCTTTCTGTTGGCAGCGGTGGCCCTAGGTGTCGTATTTCTTGCCGCCGGTATACCCAGTCTCTATTTAACTTCTATCAAGATAAGGGAAGCCATTAAAGGCGAAATTGTAAAGGGTATGGGGAGAAAACGGGGTATGCGAAACGTTTTCATCGCTACGCAATTTGTGTTGGGTATTACCTTTTTATGCATGGCCTTGATCCTCAGTAGGCAAATCCGTTATATGAAAAGTGTAGCCCCTGGCTTTAATACGGAGGAGGTGATGGTAGCCAATCTCACTATGAGTTTTAAAGATCCTGAGCAAGCCGAGGGTCAATTTAATGTTATCCTGCATTCGCTTCAGCAGAACCCCTATGTGAAAAGCATTTCTACTTCAGGAGTGATTCCTTCCGGCTACGACGAAAATTTTAATGGCTATGTAGAGGAAGAAACTGCTAAAGAAGCGCATCTGCGGCACGCTTGGGTTGGAGCGGGCTTTGCCGAAACTTTTGAAATCCCTATGGTAGCTGGTCGAAATTTCGATGATCGCCTGGAGGCAACCGAAGCGGATAAAGTGCTTCTCAACGAAACAGCGGTGAAAGCCTTTGGTTGGTCGGATCCAATAGGCAAGCTTATCAAGCAAAAGGGTGGAGGCGGTAATGCAACCGTTATCGGCGTGATGAAAGACTTTCATTACAATAGTCTGGATCGTCCCATCGAACCTTTGGTGCATTGGTATGGGGGTAAGCTGGGCGCAAATAATTATCTGAGCATTCGCATCGACCCTCGGCAGCGGAACAAAGTGATGTCTGATCTAGAAGGTATGTTTCGTAAAATACCTTCCAGAAAAGCATTTAGCTACGAGTCGATGAGCGAACGGGTAGAAAAGCAATATGTCCTGATCGATGGTATCTTAAAGGTAACCAATTACGTAACCTTTCTGATCCTGCTGATCGCATGTATGGGCCTGTTAGGGCTGAGCATGCTCTTTGCGCGTCACCGTACAAAAGAGATCGGCATCCGCAAAGTGCTGGGATCTTCGGTAGTGGGCATCCTGTCTCTACTTTCCAAAGACTTTATCAAACTGGTTCTGATAGCCATCTTCATTGCTACCCCGATCGCGTGGTATGTGATGAATACATGGCTCGAAGACTTTGCCTATCGCATCGATATCCAATGGTGGATGTTTGCCGTAGCCGGGTTCCTAGCTGTCGCCGTTGCTTTACTTACAATAGGTTTCCAATCTGTGCGAGCCGCCCGGACGAATCCAGTCAAGAGCTTACGATCAGAATAGCGTTCAATTTACGAAGCCCTAACCACATATTTTGTGGAATATGTATGGTTGGATAGAGCTCCTTTAGGGCGAAATGGAAACGCCTATTGATCAAAGCTTCATGGTGAAGCTGACCATGAGGGCAATGGTAGTCACCATTGCTGTACGGATTCAGCATAACAGAGAATTAAAAGCGCGCCTGCATTTACATCATTTCATCCTGATTATTCATCATTTCACTGGCTGTAATTTCTGTTTATCGATACAAAGTTACATAGAAAATATTCATTTCTTCTCTACGTCAGCTTGTCTTTCTCAGTAATAGGTCGGCCTCTTCCATAGCGGAATCCCGCTTAGTTAAAATATCATCTAAGGTTTGTTTAACCTCATAGTCACGAGAAATGCCATTTAATGTATATTTACAAAAAAAATATGCTGTTTAAAATGAAAAAAAAGTGCATCATCTTCTTAATGTTGTTTGCCTGCTTGGTTTTATATGCCAACGCGCAGCAAACGCCCGAAACAAAAAGACCCAATGTTATTCTCATCTATTCAGATGATCAAGGCTGGGCTGATTTAGGAGCTTATGGAGCGAAAGACCTGTATACGCCAACCTTGGATAGCCTGGCGTACAGTGGTGTACGATTTACTCAGTTTTATGCAGCAGCCCCTGTATGTTCACCCTCTCGTGCTTCGGTATTAACAGGCCGTTTTCCGCAGCGGGCGGGCCTGGCAGATAATGCCTCTTCGGAGATGGGCGGGGACGGCATGCCGGGAAATCAATATACCTTAGGCGAGCTGTTTAAAGATGCGGGCTATGCTACCGGACATATCGGTAAGTGGCATGTTGGATATAGCCCCGAGACAATGCCGAATGCGCAGGGATTCGATTATTCCTTTGGTTTTATGGGGGGATGTATTGATAACTATTCGCATTTTTTCTATTGGAATGGGCCGAATAGGCACGATCTATGGCGTAACGGGGAAGAAATTTATGCGCCCGGAAAATATTTTCCAGATCTGATGGTGGAGGAAGCGTCTGCTTTCATGGAACGTAATAAGGAAAAACCGTTCTTCCTGTATTTTGCTATCAACGTTCCGCACTATCCTTTGCAAGGAGAAGAGAAATGGCTTGATTTCTATAAGAACGAAGGAGTACCATCCCCACGGGATAAATATGCAGCTTTTGTTTCAACTATGGATGAGAAAGTTGGTTTGTTGCTTCAACATTTGAAAACCTTAGGCTTGGATGAAAATACCATCGTCGTTTTTCAGGCCGATCAGGGCTTTTCAGAAGAAGAGCGCAGCTTTGGAGGTGGAGGATCAGCAGGTATCTACCGCGGTTCAAAATTTAGCCTTTTTGAGGGTGGCGTACGGGTTCCGGCCTTTATAAGCTGGCCGGGAAAGATTGACCGGAATCAGGTGCGCGATCAGCTAGCAGCAAATATCGATTGGTTTCCGACTTTGGCAGCATACTGTGATATTCATCTACCAAAAAGAAAAATTGACGGAAAAAGTCTGGTAAAGGTTATCGCGCAGGAAAAAGAGCCATCCCCTCATGACACATTCTATTGGAAAAGTGGTGGCACGAAAGAGCGCCCACAATGGGCAGTGAGACAGGGGGAATGGAAACTCCTGCACAATCCAGGGCAAGCAAAAACGGACGAAATGGATGGTAATGGCTTATTCTTGGTAAATATAGCGAATGATCCAGGTGAAAAAAACAACTTGTCTGAGAAGCACCCCGCAGTGGTAAAAAAATTAAAAGATTTGTATGAAAAATGGGAGGTTGAGGTGGAAATGCAATAAGGCACGAACAACCTCCCTGTTTAAGTACTGTCCAGGGCCTAATGCCGGTTAATTGATATAATAAAAGCGGTTTTCGTTTAGCAATTTAATAATCGGAACCAAAGTTAAGCCGAGTTCGGTCAGCTTATATGCTATTCTTGGTGTTATCACCAAGGACAGTTTGCCGGTTCGGGAAAATATTCTTCACTAAAAAATTTCCCTGTTGGTCCGTCTTGATCAATCAAGGCATATTTAATGATACGTCGCGCCGCTTCTTCAGGGGTGCTTGTTCCCTGATGTCCGGTGAAATCGGTTTGAGTCCATCCAGGACAAACTGCATTCACCTTGAAGGGTGTGTCCCGAAGCTCAAAAGCGAGATTAACCGTGTACATGTTGAGTGCAGATTTAGACGATTGGTACACAACATACCTCTTAGGATAATTGTTATTTGAGATGTCTGCTGCAAGTGAAAGTGATGCCATACTAGTGCTTACATTTACAATCCGGGGTTCGTGAGATTTTTCAAGCAGATCAATAAACGCCTGTGTAACCCTCACGGCACCAAAGACGTTGGTATCATATACCTTTTGATATTCGCCTGCTGTGGTTTCAAGTGCAGACTGCTCAAAATCTCCGGAAATGCCTGCGTTGTTGATCAGCACATCCAGTACTGGTGTTTTTTCACCGATTACATTTCGAGCTCTATCGACCGACTCTTGAATGGTCACATCAAGTTGGAACGCTTCCACATTGCTGATTCCTTCAGACTTAAGCTTCTCCAATGCCGATAAACCGTTTTCCAGATTACGACTGCCTAAATAAACGAAAAACCCCTTTTTAGCGAGTTCTCTGACGACTTCTAAGCCAATTCCCTTGTTGGCCCCTGTAACTAATGCTGACTTCATAAGTACCATATTTGTTTTGACCAAGCAAAATTAATCGATAAGAAAACACACTATT
This Olivibacter sp. SDN3 DNA region includes the following protein-coding sequences:
- a CDS encoding ABC transporter permease, with product MLRNYFKIALRNLWKNKVFSLINIVGLSLGMASILTLTLLVNQYITRDAFHRHKERMYYLKTFTSDGNSYQQTTFPLLYEIENNCPEIEAITHWQNWDWFPIKAGENEVLESTIFVDPDFLKVFSFDLKEGNPDHAMQDNNSVVISQKVKRQLFADEPALGKTVLLSDSIPVTVTGVVDIPSNSSLRAEVFLPVQFLRGHNEGFEYAANWYNSFAENYLLLREGADPKQLDKKIAGIVKQHYSPENRNQVVKTVPFTQLKSEGGATIRKIIIGAVAASVFILLIVVVNLINLNMATLFTRAKEVAVRRIVGSTKKNIIMQFCIENGLIMIISLGLGFVVFKLALLSMLNELVGERLGEVSSIGQSYTVIFLLAAVALGVVFLAAGIPSLYLTSIKIREAIKGEIVKGMGRKRGMRNVFIATQFVLGITFLCMALILSRQIRYMKSVAPGFNTEEVMVANLTMSFKDPEQAEGQFNVILHSLQQNPYVKSISTSGVIPSGYDENFNGYVEEETAKEAHLRHAWVGAGFAETFEIPMVAGRNFDDRLEATEADKVLLNETAVKAFGWSDPIGKLIKQKGGGGNATVIGVMKDFHYNSLDRPIEPLVHWYGGKLGANNYLSIRIDPRQRNKVMSDLEGMFRKIPSRKAFSYESMSERVEKQYVLIDGILKVTNYVTFLILLIACMGLLGLSMLFARHRTKEIGIRKVLGSSVVGILSLLSKDFIKLVLIAIFIATPIAWYVMNTWLEDFAYRIDIQWWMFAVAGFLAVAVALLTIGFQSVRAARTNPVKSLRSE
- a CDS encoding sulfatase, with amino-acid sequence MKKKCIIFLMLFACLVLYANAQQTPETKRPNVILIYSDDQGWADLGAYGAKDLYTPTLDSLAYSGVRFTQFYAAAPVCSPSRASVLTGRFPQRAGLADNASSEMGGDGMPGNQYTLGELFKDAGYATGHIGKWHVGYSPETMPNAQGFDYSFGFMGGCIDNYSHFFYWNGPNRHDLWRNGEEIYAPGKYFPDLMVEEASAFMERNKEKPFFLYFAINVPHYPLQGEEKWLDFYKNEGVPSPRDKYAAFVSTMDEKVGLLLQHLKTLGLDENTIVVFQADQGFSEEERSFGGGGSAGIYRGSKFSLFEGGVRVPAFISWPGKIDRNQVRDQLAANIDWFPTLAAYCDIHLPKRKIDGKSLVKVIAQEKEPSPHDTFYWKSGGTKERPQWAVRQGEWKLLHNPGQAKTDEMDGNGLFLVNIANDPGEKNNLSEKHPAVVKKLKDLYEKWEVEVEMQ
- a CDS encoding SDR family oxidoreductase; protein product: MKSALVTGANKGIGLEVVRELAKKGFFVYLGSRNLENGLSALEKLKSEGISNVEAFQLDVTIQESVDRARNVIGEKTPVLDVLINNAGISGDFEQSALETTAGEYQKVYDTNVFGAVRVTQAFIDLLEKSHEPRIVNVSTSMASLSLAADISNNNYPKRYVVYQSSKSALNMYTVNLAFELRDTPFKVNAVCPGWTQTDFTGHQGTSTPEEAARRIIKYALIDQDGPTGKFFSEEYFPEPANCPW